From the Manihot esculenta cultivar AM560-2 chromosome 3, M.esculenta_v8, whole genome shotgun sequence genome, one window contains:
- the LOC110621193 gene encoding uncharacterized protein LOC110621193 translates to MSSPSPPPPEVVVKNRFLGFLIWQSISSSAIFILFKTLLLSPLTNTNLALPSFLSLFAFLIFHLAQLFFSASLSLLSSPQPYSLESPLQLVFPLLRFLFVSSDSLSSSDFRRRVNLYLSFFLFLGAASISGFLSVICVCGWANHGYDGVQLIEKVGFRGFAFGLLYACFYIYKRRWVLEFPIVQRPPFFSIKMRLPVAIKQALKISSAAYLFSTVLLVFLPNQFNSYVTMKKFITEQIILYTGSLSVFLCWELNHHLHQVLQTKRFVFAPPKGSAAAETNPSEPLLAALEESSPGSLPQFLAYLDLCMVSENNVDTWRRAAFFEETGETYKRVVVVCMRPLEQLASTLGEDLETHPVDKAYQQSNQLQSQTNSLQDPKCNKPLNNFQQCAWCARTVAALTARSHKEDRCGVAQLSGSNAAVISTLLSCLLAVEAVMGKKTNVQTPNHLMGPGGIKWATLNTGRRDVVVAKKRSGPMHSKAYDMADVLKTSIYGIISAFHDEMLTSDKAGLLERDWLISGKPLFGTRELLLQKLRLFLDFRAS, encoded by the exons ATGTCTTCACCGTCGCCACCTCCGCCCGAAGTGGTGGTCAAGAATCGATTTTTAGGGTTTCTTATATGGCAATCCATTAGCTCTTCCGCCATCTTCATCCTCTTCAAAACCTTGCTTCTCTCGCCTCTTACCAACACTAATTTAGCACTACCATCATTCCTCTCCCTTTTTGCTTTCTTAATTTTTCACCTTGCACAGCTCTTCTTCTCTGCTTCACTCTCTCTACTCTCATCTCCTCAGCCCTATTCCCTTGAGTCGCCACTGCAGCTCGTCTTCCCCCTCCTCCGTTTCCTTTTTGTATCAAGTGACTCCTTGTCGTCCAGTGATTTCCGCCGCCGGGTTAATCTCTATCttagtttctttttgtttttgggGGCGGCTTCCATCTCGGGATTTCTCTCCGTGATATGCGTGTGCGGCTGGGCCAACCATGGGTATGATGGAGTACAGCTGATTGAAAAAGTTGGGTTCAGAGGTTTTGCTTTTGGATTGCTCTATGCctgcttttatatttataaacggAGATGGGTTTTGGAGTTTCCCATTGTTCAG CGGCCCCCTTTCTTCAGCATCAAAATGAGGCTTCCTGTGGCCATTAAACAAGCTTTAAAGATCTCAAGTGCAGCTTACCTATTTTCGACAGTGCTGCTTGTGTTTCTTCCAAATCAGTTTAATAGTTATGTGACAATGAAAAAGTTTATCACTGAGCAGATCATCCTGTACACTGGGAGCCTTTCTGTGTTCCTCTGTTGGGAATTAAATCATCATTTACATCAG GTGCTACAAACGAAAAGATTTGTATTTGCGCCCCCAAAAGGATCAGCAGCAGCAGAAACAAATCCCAGTGAGCCTCTCCTAGCAGCTTTGGAGGAGAGCAGCCCAGGTTCCCTTCCCCAGTTTCTTGCATATCTTGATCTCTGTATGGTTTCTGAAAATAATGTCGATACTTGGCGGCGAGCTGCATTTTTTGAAGAAACTGGTGAGACTTACAAAAGAGTTGTTGTTGTATGCATGAGGCCGCTGGAGCAGCTTGCTTCTACTTTGGGTGAAGACCTTGAAACTCATCCTGTTGATAAGGCTTACCAACAATCCAACCAATTGCAGTCGCAAACTAATTCGCTACAAGATCCTAAATGCAACAAGCCCCTGAACAACTTTCAG CAATGTGCATGGTGTGCCAGGACAGTTGCTGCCTTAACTGCACGCTCACACAAGGAAGATAGGTGTGGGGTTGCTCAACTGTCTGGTAGTAATGCTGCTGTTATCTCGACACTTTTATCTTGCCTGCTTGCTGTTGAAGCGGTCATGGGGAAGAAGACAAATGTGCAGACTCCAAATCATTTGATGGGGCCAGGGGGTATTAAATGGGCTACTCTAAACACAGGAAGACGAGATGTTGTGGTAGCTAAAAAGAGAAGTGGCCCCATGCATTCAAAGGCATATGACATGGCTGATGTGCTGAAGACCTCAATTTATGGTATTATATCTGCTTTCCATGATGAAATGCTCACTAGTGACAAAGCAGGCCTTCT
- the LOC110620647 gene encoding protein NRT1/ PTR FAMILY 7.1 — protein MAAMDVHNSANEVALKEREENISSTDAVTVVGNRNEHRLRRKSSGGWTAASILLANQGLATLAFFGVGVNLVLFLTRVLGQDNAVAANNVSKWTGTVYMCSLIGAFLSDSYWGRYLTCALFQIIFVSGLLLLSLSSWIFLIKPRGCGNEVIACRPPSPVGIAIFYLSIYLVAFGYGGHQPTIATFGADQFDEEKPKEKTSKEAFFCYFYFALNFGSLFSNTILVYFEDSGEWTLGFLASLGSAVIALVSFLVGTPGYRYIKPCGNPLPRVAQVFVASARKWDVVPANSDELYEVEGPESAIKGSRKILHSDEFDFLDKAATITEEDMLHQSDPWRLCTVTQVEEAKCVLKLLPIWLCTIIYSVVFTQMASLFVEQGNVMSSNLGKFHLPAASMSAFDICSVLICTGIYRQILVPLAGKLSGNPRGLTELQRMGIGLIIGILAMVAAGITEIQRLKHVIPGQKISSLSIFWQIPQYVLVGASEVFMYVGQLEFFNGQAPDGIKSFGSSLCMASISVGNYVSSLLVNMVMKITARNNKPGWIPADLNTGHMDRFYFLIAILTAFDFLIYLFCSNWYKPINLHETEMDKQEDDVLGRA, from the exons gaaagagaagaaaatattAGTTCTACAGATGCTGTGACTGTGGTTGGAAACAGAAATGAGCATAGACTAAGAAGGAAGAGCTCAGGAGGGTGGACAGCTGCAAGCATCTTGCTag CGAATCAAGGCCTGGCCACGCTAGCTTTTTTTGGAGTTGGCGTGAATTTGGTTCTGTTCTTAACGAGAGTTCTTGGCCAAGACAATGCTGTTGCTGCTAATAACGTAAGCAAATGGACTGGCACAGTCTACATGTGCTCTCTCATTGGAGCTTTTCTCAGCGATTCCTACTGGGGTCGTTACTTGACATGTGCACTCTTTCAGATTATTTTTGTCTCG GGGTTGCTTCTCTTATCTCTGTCGTCTTGGATTTTCTTGATCAAACCGCGCGGCTGTGGCAATGAAGTAATAGCTTGCCGGCCACCATCGCCTGTGGGTATAGCCATATTCTACTTATCAATATATTTAGTAGCCTTTGGATATGGCGGACACCAACCCACTATAGCTACATTTGGAGCAGACCAATTTGATGAAGAGAAACCTAAAGAAAAGACTTCGAAAGAAGCTTTCTTCTGCTACTTCTATTTTGCACTCAACTTTGGATCTTTATTCTCAAACACCATTTTAGTCTACTTTGAAGATTCTGGTGAATGGACACTTGGGTTTTTGGCATCTTTAGGCTCTGCAGTCATAGCCTTAGTGTCATTTTTGGTGGGGACTCCTGGATACAGATACATAAAACCTTGTGGGAACCCTTTGCCAAGAGTTGCTCAGGTGTTTGTAGCTTCAGCTAGGAAATGGGATGTTGTTCCTGCTAATTCTGATGAATTGTATGAAGTAGAAGGACCAGAATCTGCAATCAAAGGCAGCAGAAAGATTCTTCACAGTGATGAGTTCGA TTTCCTGGACAAGGCAGCAACTATAACAGAGGAAGATATGCTACACCAAAGTGATCCATGGAGGCTCTGCACAGTGACTCAAGTTGAGGAGGCCAAATGTGTTCTAAAGCTCTTACCCATTTGGCTATGCACTATAATTTACTCAGTTGTCTTCACACAGATGGCTTCTCTCTTTGTTGAGCAAGGAAATGTCATGAGCTCAAACCTAGGAAAATTTCACCTCCCAGCTGCAAGCATGTCTGCCTTTGACATCTGCAGTGTCCTCATCTGCACAGGAATTTATCGCCAAATCCTGGTGCCCTTAGCAGGAAAGTTAAGTGGAAATCCTAGGGGCTTAACGGAGCTTCAAAGAATGGGAATTGGACTCATTATTGGAATATTAGCAATGGTTGCAGCTGGTATAACTGAAATTCAGAGGCTGAAACATGTCATCCCAGGCCAAAAGATAAGCTCTTTGAGCATATTTTGGCAAATCCCACAATATGTTCTTGTGGGTGCTTCAGAGGTTTTCATGTACGTAGGTCAGCTAGAGTTCTTTAATGGGCAAGCACCAGATGGGATCAAAAGCTTTGGAAGCTCACTTTGCATGGCTTCAATCTCTGTTGGAAACTATGTGAGTAGCTTGCTGGTTAATATGGTAATGAAGATTACAGCTAGAAATAACAAGCCTGGATGGATCCCAGCTGACTTGAACACAGGCCATATGGACAGATTCTACTTCCTGATTGCTATTCTTACAGCTTTTGATTTTCTCATCTATTTGTTCTGTTCAAATTGGTACAAGCCCATTAATCTCCATGAAACTGAAATGGACAAACAAGAAGATGATGTGTTGGGAAGAgcctaa